One part of the Anopheles coustani chromosome 2, idAnoCousDA_361_x.2, whole genome shotgun sequence genome encodes these proteins:
- the LOC131265125 gene encoding uncharacterized protein LOC131265125, with protein sequence MKLLAAALLLLAVSLGCQAQVKTFQNYKLYKLIVNDDEQAEELHSWYDTGSLDFWSYASLNHTLTVMINPGLKRRFERMLDDQEIEFELVEDNVQSLLDHEQEQRKLARNVTSKRIVQKMDPIDFDHFWTLDEIYEYIDNLAKAFPKTVNVMEIGRTSENRAIKAISISSKGVIDQTRPVVLIDAGIHAREWAAHMSAIYLIHQLAEKAENNSELLENTDWIIVPVANPDGYVYSHEQNRLWRKNRYTDNELCPGVDLNRNFPFRWGYTSNSCTDGFSGNAPASEKETRALMLLMAQYSRAIKMYLSLHACGDYILYPYGYDYQLAPNAGALHDLGLKAARAVQKLNGTEYAVGNAADLLYPANGSDDFIYGSYGVEFAYTLELSCGARGYGFIIEIEQISKIAGEAFEMVRVFGEFAGTQTVSKRPRVKVQAEKKPVKVVEPVKEPVKVEEPEKEPAKVEEPEKEPVKVEEPEKEPQGRMKSLVALIGCQLLLLALARAGSYHEFEVYNVRPETSEQLTELLKWRTIADVDFWDVPKLNRNARVMVARPERKTVEEFLERHDIEYDLVVEDVQEMLNKEHRRNEEHNRRVKRDSNSRSTVNFEHFWTLDEIYDYLDELALAYGSLVRVSQVGETHEGRPIKAITISTRGEIDQTRPIVFIDGGIHAREWAGVMSVMYMIHEFVEHSEEYGAQLENADYVIIPVANPDGYVYTHVENRLWRKNRVQSNVLCYGVDLNRNFPFQWDRTTSECTNNFAGKEASSENETKTIIALMDRYKAAIKVYLAVHTYGELILWPWGYDFLHAPNEADLQRLGEQARDALVAAGGPTYEVGNSADILYTATGATDDYAYNLGVPFAYTLELTGGGSQGFDLPASELPRVTAQTFELFKVFGQHAGTLSLS encoded by the exons ATGAAGTTACTCGCAGCGGCGCTGCTGCTACTAGCCGTCAGCCTCGGCTGCCAGGCGCAAGTCAAAACCTTCCAAAA CTACAAGCTGTACAAGCTGATCGTAAACGATGACGAACAGGCGGAGGAGCTGCACAGCTGGTACGATACGGGTTCGCTGGACTTCTGGAGCTACGCCAGCCTCAACCACACTTTGACGGTAATGATCAATCCGGGCCTGAAACGGCGCTTCGAGCGCATGCTCGACGACCAGGAGATCGAGTTCGAGCTGGTGGAGGACAACGTCCAGTCGCTGCTTGACCACGAGCAGGAGCAACGCAAGCTGGCGCGCAACGTCACCAGCAAGCGTATCGTACAGAAGATGGACCCGATCGACTTTGATCACTTTTGGACTCTGGACGAGATCTACGAATACATCGATAACCTGGCGAAGGCGTTCCCGAAGACGGTGAACGTGATGGAGATCGGTCGTACCAGCGAGAACCGTGCGATCAAGGCGATCTCCATCTCGAGCAAGGGAGTGATCGATCAGACCCGGCCGGTGGTGTTGATCGACGCCGGTATCCATGCGCGTGAGTGGGCTGCTCACATGTCCGCGATATATCTGATCCACCAGCTGGCCGAGAAGGCAGAGAACAACTCGGAGCTGCTCGAAAACACCGACTGGATCATCGTGCCCGTGGCGAACCCGGATGGTTATGTGTATAGCCACGAGCAG AATCGTCTTTGGCGTAAGAACCGTTATACCGACAACGAACTGTGCCCTGGTGTTGATCTAAACCGCAACTTCCCATTCCGTTGGGGATACACTTCAAAC TCTTGTACTGACGGCTTCTCTGGCAACGCGCCAGCCTCGGAGAAGGAAACGCGCGctctgatgctgctgatggccCAGTACTCGCGCGCCATCAAGATGTACCTGTCGCTGCACGCCTGCGGTGACTACATCCTCTATCCGTACGGGTACGACTACCAGCTGGCACCGAACGCCGGTGCCCTGCACGATCTCGGTCTGAAGGCTGCCCGTGCCGTCCAGAAGTTGAATGGTACGGAATACGCGGTGGGCAATGCGGCCGACCTGCTCTATCCGGCCAACGGCAGCGATGACTTCATCTACGGTAGCTACGGTGTCGAGTTCGCGTACACGCTCGAGCTGTCCTGTGGTGCGCGCGGATATGGCTTCATCATCGAGATCGAGCAGATCTCCAAGATTGCCGGTGAGGCGTTCGAGATGGTCCGGGTGTTCGGAGAGTTCGCCGGTACGCAGACCGTGTCCAAGCGTCCCCGTGTGAAGGTCCAGGCGGAGAAGAAACCCGTCAAGGTGGTGGAGCCGGTGAAGGAACCCGTCAAGGTGGAGGAGCCGGAGAAGGAACCCGCCAAGGTGGAGGAGCCGGAGAAGGAACCCGTCAAGGTGGAGGAGCCGGAGAAGGAaccg CAAGGAAGGATGAAGTCACTGGTCGCGCTGATTGGTTGCcagttgctgctgttggccTTGGCCAGAGCCGGTTCTTACCACGA GTTTGAGGTGTACAATGTACGGCCGGAAACGTCGGAGCAGCTGACGGAGCTGCTGAAATGGCGCACCATAGCCGATGTGGATTTCTGGGACGTTCCCAAGCTGAACCGGAACGCACGGGTTATGGTGGCCCGACCGGAGCGTAAAACCGTCGAAGAGTTTCTCGAACGCCACGACATCGAGTACGATCTGGTGGTGGAGGACGTCCAGGA AATGCTGAACAAGGAACACCGTCGTAATGAGGAACACAACCGGCGTGTCAAACGTGACTCAAACTCCCGCTCGACGGTAAATTTCGAGCACTTTTGGACGCTGGACGAAATCTACGACTATCTGGACGAGCTGGCTCTTGCCTATGGATCGCTGGTCCGTGTATCGCAGGTTGGCGAGACGCATGAAGGTCGCCCCATTAAGGCCATCACTATCTCGACGCGTGGCGAGATCGATCAGACCCGTCCGATTGTTTTCATTGATGGAGGTATTCATGCACG AGAGTGGGCCGGAGTGATGTCGGTGATGTACATGATTCACGAGTTCGTTGAACACTCGGAAGAGTATGGGGCTCAGCTGGAGAATGCTGACTACGTCATCATACCGGTCGCAAACCCCGACGGGTACGTGTACACGCACGTCGAGAACCGTCTGTGGCGCAAGAACCGCGTGCAGAGCAACGTGCTCTGCTACGGCGTGGACCTGAACCGCAACTTCCCGTTCCAGTGGGATCGAACGACCAGCGAGTGTACGAACAACTTCGCCGGCAAGGAGGCGTCGTCggagaacgaaacgaaaaccattATCGCGCTGATGGATCGCTATAAGGCGGCCATTAAGGTGTACCTGGCGGTCCACACGTACGGTGAACTGATCCTGTGGCCGTGGGGTTACGACTTCCTACACGCACCGAACGAAGCGGACCTCCAGCGGCTTGGCGAGCAGGCCCGGGATGCACTGGTGGCGGCCGGTGGTCCAACGTACGAGGTTGGCAACTCAGCGGACATTCTCTACACGGCCACCGGTGCGACCGATGACTACGCGTACAACCTCGGCGTGCCGTTCGCGTACACGCTCGAGCTGACCGGTGGAGGATCGCAAGGATTCGATCTGCCTGCGTCCGAGTTGCCCCGCGTAACGGCACAGACGTTCGAGTTGTTCAAGGTGTTCGGGCAGCACGCCGGCACACTGTCTCTATCGTAG
- the LOC131265955 gene encoding carboxypeptidase B-like, with amino-acid sequence MRSLLVLPMLVALVAGATLDFDHYWTAQEINAYLDELVADFPTLASVVNVGTSTEGRPIRALRVSKDNVATRPLVIVEGGLRAREWISPMSASYILHEIVEHYYEFEHILDNVNFLVVPLANPDGYEFSRTPNNRMWVKSRSVNGNGCFGTDLARNFGYLWNTVGGSSNPCSDSFVGTAAFSAPETAALRDFIQANSANLVLYLSIQSADQMVLYPFSHSAMTNPSNVAELRSLANSVALTLMNQNGRIFTVGGAGLLQPAASGSSIDYVAGTFQPNLVYTLETGAGGTTGYDVPEAQMAEYLSETTYGFLTMATYVADNK; translated from the exons ATGCGCAGTCTACTCGTACTCCCCATGCTGGTGGCCCTTGTGGCTGGAGCAACCCTTGACTTCGACCACTACTGGACCGCTCAGGAG ATCAACGCCTACCTGGACGAACTGGTGGCGGATTTCCCAACGTTGGCAAGTGTGGTGAATGTTGGAACCAGTACCGAGGGTCGTCCCATCCGGGCGCTGCGTGTCAGCAAGGATAACGTTGCCACCCGGCCTCTGGTTATCGTAGAGGGTGGCCTTCGTGCCCGCGAATGGATTTCGCCGATGTCTGCTAGCTACATTCTGCACGAGATCGTTGAGCACTACTACGAATTCGAGCACATCCTGGACAACGTGAACTTCTTGGTCGTACCGCTGGCTAACCCTGATGGGTATGAGTTCTCGCGCAccccaaacaaccgaatgtGGGTCAAGTCGCGTAGCGTTAATGGAAACGGTTGCTTCGGAACCGATCTTGCACGTAACTTTGGCTACCTGTGGAATACCGTCGGTGGAAGCTCGAAT CCTTGCTCGGATAGCTTCGTCGGAACGGCTGCCTTCTCTGCCCCTGAGACGGCCGCCCTGCGGGATTTCATCCAGGCCAACAGTGCCAACCTGGTGCTTTACCTAAGCATTCAGTCGGCCGACCAGATGGTGCTCTATCCGTTCTCGCACAGTGCCATGACGAACCCGAGCAACGTGGCCGAGCTGCGCTCGCTGGCCAACAGTGTTGCGCTGACACTGATGAACCAGAATGGACGCATCTTTACCGTCGGTGGTGCTGGATTGTTGCAGCCGGCCGCGTCGGGTAGCAGCATCGACTATGTGGCCGGAACCTTCCAGCCGAACCTGGTGTACACGCTCGAGACCGGTGCTGGCGGCACCACCGGCTACGATGTTCCCGAAGCTCAGATGGCCGAATACCTGAGCGAGACGACGTACGGTTTCCTGACGATGGCGACGTACGTTGCCGACAACAAGTGA
- the LOC131263520 gene encoding carboxypeptidase B1-like: protein MSFPKRAFIHQAGLLLAVLVVVFSGAVATESGKKSYTGYKLFSVRQNDQHQMDFLRQLQQAVEDLDFWKLDRVPGSEAHVLVPPEQVHTFQTLLAAERIPHREIIADYSRTTDDFVFASVRSVPRKSPILTKYLRYQEMVDYLHKLAVRHSNLVTVSSIGKSSEGRDIPAVTIRSPTFRARPNASQPVVFVDAGIHAREWAAPATAMYLISELVENAAQHADLLEGLSWTIVPIVNPDGYEYSHEQQRLWRKTRRQAGSSCYGIDGNRNFDFHWAEVGASNMPCADTYHGEHSFSEPETRAIRDELLRLKGRCKFYLTLHSYGEYLLYPWGWTSDLPESWEKIDEVAQAGASAIRQETGTRYTVGSSTNVLYAAAGGSDDWAFAVAEVPISITMELPGGGSAGFNPPPSRIEEIVKESFVGIRAMALEVAKNYS from the exons ATGTCGTTCCCGAAGCGAGCATTTATCCACCAGGCCGGTCTACTGCTGGCGGTACTGGTTGTCGTATTTAGTGGAGCCGTGGCCACCGAAAGTGGAAAGAAATCTTACACTGG CTACAAACTGTTCTCCGTGCGACAGAATGACCAGCACCAGATGGACTTCCTGCGACAGCTGCAGCAAGCCGTCGAGGATCTTGACTTCTGGAAGCTTGATCGTGTGCCCGGCTCGGAGGCACACGTCCTGGTACCGCCGGAGCAGGTCCACACGTTCCAAACCCTTTTGGCAGCAGAACGAATTCCCCATAGAGAGATTATCGCCGATTACTCAAG GACTACGGATGACTTCGTGTTTGCCTCGGTGCGGTCCGTGCCACGCAAGAGCCCAATCCTGACGAAGTACCTCCGTTACCAGGAAATGGTCGACTACCTGCACAAACTCGCCGTGCGTCACTCGAACCTTGTGACCGTTTCGTCGATCGGCAAGTCGTCCGAGGGCCGGGACATCCCTGCCGTAACCATTCGCTCGCCCACCTTCCGGGCACGTCCGAACGCCTCCCAGCCGGTCGTGTTTGTTGACGCAGGAATTCATGCCCGCGAGTGGGCAGCCCCAGCGACGGCCATGTACTTGATCAGCGAGCTGGTGGAGAATGCGGCACAGCATGCGGATCTGCTCGAGGGACTATCGTGGACCATCGTGCCCATCGTCAACCCGGACGGGTACGAGTACAGTCACGAGCAGCAGCGTCTGTGGCGCAAGACCCGCCGGCAGGCCGGATCTAGCTGCTACGGTATCGACGGGAACCGCAACTTCGATTTCCACTGGGCCGAAGTGGGTGCCTCCAATATGCCGTGTGCCGATACGTACCACGGGGAGCACTCGTTCTCCGAGCCGGAAACACGCGCCATCCGGGACGAACTGTTGCGGCTGAAGGGACGCTGTAAGTTCTACCTGACACTGCATTCGTACGGCGAGTACCTACTCTACCCGTGGGGATGGACGTCCGATCTGCCGGAGAGCTGGGAAAAGATCGACGAGGTGGCACAGGCCGGTGCATCGGCAATCCGTCAAGAGACCGGCACAAGGTACACCGTGGGCAGCTCGACCAATGTGTTGTACGCGGCCGCCGGAGGCAGCGACGATTGGGCATTCGCGGTCGCCGAGGTACCAATCTCGATCACGATGGAACTGCCTGGTGGAGGATCGGCCGGATTCAACCCACCACCGTCGCGAATCGAAGAAATAGTGAAGGAGTCCTTCGTTGGCATCCGAGCGATGGCGCTGGAGGTCGCCAAAAACTATTCCTAG
- the LOC131263286 gene encoding carboxypeptidase B-like: MKFCAVFALVALALLSQGGATERVSYRNYKVYSIQVDSVEKHNILKRWEDRKGVDFWDRAGYRVMIHPTLQDAFERFLSANRFTYERIIEDVEATIEAERQYDQEYRRRKDATGRATVDFEHFWTNAEVNDYLDELARTYPSLVSVETIGSTHLGNPIKSISISTNGGVAGSKPVVFIDGGLHAREWAGVMSVLYLIHELVEHSSDYADLLNKDWVIVPVANPDGYGFSHTDNRMWRKNRFPATILCTGIDLNRNWAYQFVASTNACSDSYTGTAAFSELETQALAHSMRRYGSNIALYLAVHTYGDMILYPYGYAWPFVPVTNQAAHIALGEQARDAVTAVGGPRYVVGNSAEILYTANGCSDDYAAAVVGAQFAYTLELTGGGSQGFDLPASQILAVATQTFEIFRTMANNV; encoded by the exons ATGAAGTTCTGTGCCGTGTTTGCGCTGGTGGCCCTCGCGCTGCTCAGCCAGGGTGGTGCCACCGAGCGGGTGTCCTATCGGAA CTATAAGGTGTACAGCATCCAGGTGGATAGTGTCGAAAAGCATAACATTCTGAAGCGCTGGGAGGATCGGAAGGGGGTGGACTTTTGGGATCGCGCTGGCTACCGTGTGATGATTCACCCGACTCTGCAGGACGCGTTCGAGCGGTTCCTGAGCGCGAACAGATTCACCTACGAGCGCATTATCGAGGATGTTGAGGC CACCATTGAAGCTGAACGGCAGTACGATCAGGAGTACCGTCGGCGTAAGGATGCCACTGGACGTGCCACGGTCGATTTCGAGCACTTCTGGACGAACGCGGAAGTGAATGACTACTTGGATGAGCTGGCACGCACCTATCCGAGCCTGGTGAGCGTGGAGACGATTGGATCAACCCATCTGGGCAATCCCATCAAGTCTATCAGCATTTCGACTAACGGAGGTGTGGCTGGATCGAAGCCGGTTGTGTTCATCGATGGCGGCCTCCACGCACG TGAATGGGCTGGTGTGATGTCGGTCCTCTACCTGATCCACGAGCTGGTCGAGCACTCGAGCGATTATGCCGATTTGCTGAACAAGGATTGGGTGATCGTGCCCGTGGCGAACCCTGATGGGTACGGTTTCTCCCACACCGACAACCGCATGTGGCGTAAGAACCGCTTCCCTGCGACGATCCTCTGCACTGGTATCGACCTAAATCGTAACTGGGCCTATCAATTTGTTGCATCTACTAAT GCGTGTTCGGACTCGTACACCGGTACGGCGGCGTTCTCAGAATTGGAAACGCAAGCCCTTGCCCACTCCATGCGCCGGTATGGATCGAACATCGCCTTGTACCTGGCAGTGCACACGTACGGTGACATGATCCTGTACCCGTACGGTTACGCCTGGCCGTTCGTGCCAGTGACAAACCAGGCCGCACACATTGCCCTCGGAGAGCAAGCCCGCGATGCGGTGACCGCTGTCGGTGGTCCCCGGTATGTCGTTGGCAATAGTGCCGAGATTCTGTACACGGCCAACGGTTGCAGCGATGACTATGCCGCGGCCGTCGTCGGCGCCCAGTTCGCTTACACACTCGAGCTGACCGGAGGTGGCAGCCAAGGTTTCGATCTGCCCGCTTCGCAGATTTTGGCCGTCGCCACGCAGACCTTCGAGATCTTCCGTACCATGGCCAATAATGTTTAG
- the LOC131263767 gene encoding carboxypeptidase B1-like, with protein MAVDSAKLFQTYQSHADIKRYLDDLLTRFSSKMEIFSRAESYEGREILTVRICSDVQQKRPPANRWCILIDAGIHAREWITVSVALFIVQQLLEKDAISAKSFRSFEWIILPLLNPDGYEYSREHNKMWRKTRRPLGHKSQRSCVGVDCNRNFNVAWTIGSTRFCSLLYRGERPFSERETKNVRDLFRKLRPSCKFYLSLHSYAKAILYPRAYTRTLPRNWQMQQTVAEAGAEAMKKATGVRYRCGSASTVLNRPIGGSSIDYAHDIEKVPVALVMEVASKGFHPPEANIERICEESWIGIGAMVNCLAGSFRTVLRGSGTLHLR; from the exons ATGGCAGTTGATTCGGCGAAACTCTTCCAGACCTACCAAAGTCACGCGGACATCAAGCGCTACCTGGACGATTTGCTAACGCGGTTCTCCAGCaaaatggaaatattttcccGTGCCGAATCGTACGAAGGGCGCGAAATACTGACCGTCCGTATCTGCTCCGATGTGCAGCAGAAGCGTCCGCCGGCCAACCGGTGGTGCATCCTGATCGACGCCGGGATACACGCCCGCGAGTGGATAACGGTTTCGGTGGCGCTCTTCATCGTACAGCAGCTACTCGAGAAGGATGCGATCAGTGCGAAGAGCTTCCGGAGCTTCGAGTGGATTATCTTACCCCTGCTAAACCCGGACGGATACGAGTACAGCCGGGAGCAT AATAAAATGTGGCGCAAAACACGCCGTCCGCTTGGGCACAAAAGCCAGCGTAGTTGCGTTGGGGTGGACTGCAATCGGAACTTTAACGTGGCCTGGACGATCGGATCGACCCGGTTCTGCTCGCTACTGTATCGTGGGGAGCGGCCATTTTCCGAACGTGAGACGAAAAATGTGCGCGATCTGTTCCGTAAGCTTCGACCTTCGTGCAAGTTCTACCTCTCACTGCATTCCTACGCCAAAGCGATCCTCTATCCCCGGGCGTACACCAG AACCCTCCCACGGAACTGGCAGATGCAGCAGACGGTTGCGGAAGCGGGCGCCGAGGCGATGAAGAAAGCGACCGGCGTACGGTACCGGTGTGGCAGTGCGTCCACCGTGCTGAACCGCCCGATCGGTGGTTCCAGCATCGATTACGCACACGACATCGAGAAGGTACCGGTCGCGCTCGTGATGGAGGTTGCCTCGAAGGGTTTCCATCCACCCGAGGCGAACATCGAGCGGATCTGCGAGGAAAGCTGGATCGGTATCGGGGCGATGGTAAACTGTCTCGCCGGCAGTTTCCGCACCGTCCTCCGGGGCAGTGGAACGTTACACCTACgctga